In Podospora pseudopauciseta strain CBS 411.78 chromosome 3, whole genome shotgun sequence, one genomic interval encodes:
- a CDS encoding hypothetical protein (EggNog:ENOG503P1WB; COG:K), whose translation MIAIHHAIFIPESKVSASGVNGYGAAVEHTDIQADSIWVDLCRNCRVARDACKAFLEDYVIRSIINVPTLDSAEEEKEKQYVTTALTISTPCLHQRIYQHSYTIILDIASLIDTDSNELTVSPTQQAPSASVPSLSCRFGFVVPEIPPASTPTSVLRSSNKRSRPPSELPTPEKCKWSTEEDNKIINLRGQGNKWDDISKLPPGRSSVSCRLHYPNYLEQPERDEERKNEFARKYERLKSEMWTILAKEMQVAEAMNWKLGKIEMVRRAGVVLSLQYHRSLAVRESLPSRSSSTEPLDNGYGPPPLPTTSAQVTETRRELLVPVPSTGLPSDLGFRHRGTYHLSVNGKRG comes from the exons ATGATAGCAATTCATCACGCAATATTTATCCCAGAGTCGAAAGTAAGCGCCTCTGGTGTTAACGGTTATGGTGCAG CTGTTGAGCACACTGATATCCAAGCCGACAGTATCTGGGTCGATCTCTGCCGCAACTGTCGTGTTGCGAGAGATGCGTGCAAAGCATTTCTTGAGGATTATGTGATTCGGTCTATCATCAACGTTCCGACCCTTGACTCAgcagaagaggagaaggaaaaacaATACGTAACAACCGCACTTACG ATCTCAACACCTTGCTTGCATCAAAGAATATATCAGCATTCATACACCATCATCCTGGATATCGCGTCATTAATCGACACCGACTCGAATGAGTTGACTGTGTCGCCTACCCAACAGGCTCCCTCCGCCTCGGTCCCCTCCTTGTCTTGTCGATTTGGCTTTGTGGTACCTGAAATCCCTCCAGCGTCAACTCCGACTTCGGTATTGCGTTCGAGTAACAAGCGCAGCAGGCCGCCATCCGAATTGCCAACACCAGAAAAATGCAAGTGGTCTACTGAGGAGGATAATAAGATTATCAACCTCCGGGGCCAAGGGAATAAATGGGACGATATCTCGAAGCTCCCTCCAGGACGGAGCTCTGTCAGTTGCCGTCTTCACTACCCAAACTATTTGGAGCAGCCTGAGCGGGATGAAGAGCGTAAGAATGAGTTTGCAAGGAAATACGAGAG GCTGAAATCTGAGATGTGGACCATACTGGCAAAGGAAATGCAGGTCGCTGAGGCAATGAATTGGAAACTAGGCAAGATTGAAATGGTGAGGCGGGCGGGGGTGGTTCTGTCTTTACAATATCACCGGTCTCTAGCCGTACGCGAGAGTCTTCCGTCGAGATCTTCTTCCACCGAGCCCCTCGACAACGGCTatggaccaccaccactgccgaCAACCTCTGCCCAGGTTACCGAGACTCGACGGGAGCTCCTAGTGCCAGTCCCATCCACAGGGCTACCGTCAGACCTTGGCTTTCGCCACCGGGGTACGTATCATCTGAGTGTAAATGGAAAGCGGGGGTAA
- a CDS encoding hypothetical protein (COG:S; EggNog:ENOG503NYG6), whose protein sequence is MNALFGFYKNYSRIEESALPRTQFQRPLPEDYAMRGLTWADRVSPNTFFSNEKIDDDEKYVEFPFTAEERKARVLWLGHKIASSSKWLRYNSSIHEFSVDDDEGDEGDEGGQGGAVEKERWRGKGSWEEG, encoded by the coding sequence ATGAATGCATTGTTTGGCTTTTATAAAAACTATAGTCGCATTGAAGAAAGCGCTCTGCCTAGAACTCAGTTTCAGAGGCCATTGCCCGAAGACTACGCCATGCGAGGACTTACATGGGCGGACAGAGTGTCCCCTAATACTTTCTTCTCGAACGAGAAGATcgacgatgacgagaagTACGTTGAGTTTCCTTTCACGGCTGAGGAGCGCAAGGCGCGCGTATTGTGGCTGGGACACAAGATTGCCAGTTCGAGCAAATGGCTACGGTATAACTCGTCGATTCATGAGTTCAGCgttgatgacgacgagggtgacgagggtgacgagggggggcagggaggagcggtggaaaaggagcggtggaggggaaaagggagtTGGGAGGAAGGATAA
- the ATX1 gene encoding Cytosolic copper metallochaperone (EggNog:ENOG503P6PM; COG:E) yields the protein MADVATAATPDVPTGQEHKYHFNIVMSCGGCSGAVDRVLKKLEGVKSYTVSLETQTATVIAEDSLPYEKVLKTIAKTGKKVTKGEADGEERSVEVPKDE from the exons ATGGCCGACGTTGCTACCGCCGCCACTCCCGATGTCCCCACCGGACAGGAGCACAAGTACCACTTTAACATTGTCATGAGCTGCGGCGGCTGCTCCGGTGCTGTAGACAGGGTtttgaagaagctcgagg GCGTCAAATCCTACACCGTCTCCCTCGAAACCCAAACAGCCACCGTCATCGCAGAGGACTCCCTCCCCTACGAAAAAGTCCTCAAGACCATCGCCAAGACGGGCAAAAAAGTCACAAAGGGCGAGGCCGACGGCGAGGAGAGGAGCGTCGAGGTTCCCAAGGATGAGTAG